A single window of Betta splendens chromosome 11, fBetSpl5.4, whole genome shotgun sequence DNA harbors:
- the LOC114865760 gene encoding polypeptide N-acetylgalactosaminyltransferase 15-like yields MRLRGRSTAARRRMLCLWLLLLGFALVTLALSGFFSRDRSHGYQKAPAPGGALRRVLRPPDLELIVDPRDPALELGADAAPLKSLQEDQLLVVQSSQGSRTPPQKKGTYKVLLPGANKDADAPAPVAHGGTGGARRAHVEALGEDAELAAAHKYGFNEALSEGISVRRRLPETRHPGCFEEQYSESLPSASVVICFHDEAWSTLLRTVHSVLDTAPRRYLQEVLLVDDLSQHGHLKSVLGEYVAHLDGVRLIRNTKRLGVAGCRSVGAARAAGEVLVFMDSHCECQRGWLEPLLERVAQDRTRVVSPIIDVIDWQSFQYNATQWPVRGVFDWKLNFYWESNSHQPNTDDKPLPSPVLGGEVVAIDRHFFQSVGSYDPGMLLWGTEQIELSIRVWCCGGSMEVVPCSRVAHLNHYHLSYSFPDQELLQRNKIRLADTWMDAYKKIFYRRDTFAHFLRQSESPNISKRLRLKRSLGCRNFRWYLTTVYPQLYIPQDRPGLSGELYNVATGSCADHPRGRGLRGGAVTVAPCSGTGSQHCELNLEGEVRWGPMGALCLDARAERVLLSPCPSQRPTAGRLQWKFQKLSGQLVHQQSQLCVEAATDGGGLYLRPCTHHPRQQWHFEQLVAPRGA; encoded by the exons ATGAGGCTGCGGGGCAGAAGCACCGCGGCCCGGCGGAGGATGCTCTGtctctggctgctgctcctcggCTTCGCCCTGGTCACACTGGCGCTCTCCGGCTTCTTTAGCCGAGACAGAAGCCACGGGTATCAGAAAGCTCCAGCACCGGGCGGCGCCCTCCGGCGGGTCCTCAGACCACCGGACCTGGAGCTCATCGTGGACCCGCGCGACCCCGCCTTGGAGCTCGGCGCCGATGCGGCTCCTCTGAAGTCTCTGCAGGAGGACCAGCTGTTGGTGGTGCAGTCCTCGCAAGGCAGCAGGACTCCTCCGCAGAAGAAGGGGACGTACAAGGTGCTCCTGCCGGGCGCCAATAAGGACGCGGACGCTCCGGCGCCCGTGGCGCACGGTGGCACGGGCGGAGCGCGCCGGGCGCACGTGGAGGCGCTGGGGGAGGACGCGGAGCTGGCCGCAGCGCACAAGTACGGCTTCAACGAGGCGCTTAGCGAGGGCATCTCTGTGCGCCGCAGGCTGCCGGAGACGCGTCATCCTGG GTGCTTCGAGGAGCAATACAGCGAGTCGCTGCCGTCGGCCAGTGTCGTGATCTGCTTCCACGACGAAGCCTGGTCCACGCTGCTGCGCACGGTGCACAGCGTCCTGGACACCGCGCCCAGACGGTACCTGCAGGAGGTTCTGTTGGTGGACGACCTGAGCCAGCacg GTCACTTAAAGAGCGTTCTGGGCGAGTATGTGGCCCATTTGGACGGGGTGCGCTTGATTCGCAACACCAAGCGCCTCGGTGTTGCGGGGTGCCGTTCTGTGGGCGCTGCCCGGGCGGCTGGGGAGGTGCTGGTGTTTATGGACTCCCACTGTGAGTGTCAGAGAGGCTGGCTGGAACCGCTGCTGGAGAGGGTGGCCCAGGACAG GACCAGAGTGGTGTCTCCGATCATAGACGTGATAGACTGGCAGAGCTTCCAGTACAACGCCACCCAGTGGCCGGTCCGGGGAGTGTTCGACTGGAAACTCAACTTCTATTGGGAATCGAACTCTCATCAGCCAAACACGGATGATAAACCTCTACC GAGCCCAGTCTTAGGAGGTGAAGTTGTGGCCATTGACAGACATTTTTTCCAAAGTGTGGGATCCTACGACCCTGGGATGCTACTGTGGGGGACAGAGCAAATTGAACTTTCAATTAGg GTGTGGTGCTGTGGGGGCTCCATGGAGGTGGTGCCCTGCTCTCGCGTGGCCCACTTAAACCActaccacctgtcgtacagctTCCCGGaccaggagctgctccagaggAACAAGATCCGCCTCGCCGACACCTGGATGGACGCGTACAAGAAGATCTTCTACCGCAGAGACACCTTCGCCCATTTCCTCCggcag TCGGAGAGTCCCAACATCTCAAAGCGTCTGCGGCTCAAGAGGAGTCTGGGCTGTAGGAACTTCCGCTGGTACCTGACGACGGTGTATCCACAGCTCTACATCCCCCAGGACAGACCTGGGCTGTCGGGCGAg CTGTACAACGTGGCCACGGGCAGCTGTGCAGACCACCCGCGGGGGCGGGGGCTGCGGGGTGGAGCCGTGACCGTGGCGCCGTGCAGCGGGACGGGCAGCCAG CACTGTGAACTCAACCTGGAGGGCGAGGTGCGATGGGGCCCAATGGGCGCCCTGTGTCTGGATGCCCGGGCGGAGAGGGTGCTGCTGTCCCCCTGCCCCAGCCAGCGGCCCACCGCCGGCCGACTCCAGTGGAAGTTCCAAAAG ctcagcggcCAGCTCGTTCACCAGCAGTCCcagctgtgtgtggaggctgcGACGGACGGAGGGGGGCTCTACCTACGGCCCTGCACCCATCACCCCCGGCAGCAGTGGCACTTTGAGCAGCTGGTGGCGCCCAGAGGCGCATGA
- the gpnmb gene encoding LOW QUALITY PROTEIN: protein QNR-71 (The sequence of the model RefSeq protein was modified relative to this genomic sequence to represent the inferred CDS: substituted 1 base at 1 genomic stop codon): MEAEQFIFLLALTCSVYQADGQTTYGDMFSHKHEVSDHFHIPSIPGWDPDTNHWDDYLYPPTNPNPKPKDHVYGIGKPKVQLTSDSPALNGSSITFTAKLGYPQCQKVDPNGYVVWDQHCMDGHGQVNSGYVYNWTAWLDDYGFGKCTDTTKCNVFPDGKPFPLSSDWRRKSYVYVWHTMGQYYETCDGSSSSVTINTTNMPLGAEIMEVMVYRKHEHRQYTPLTTDATVFYVTDKIPVAVTIFQKAAPKQPENVFYRGEAVLFSVQLHDPSGYLSAAASVDYLWDFSDGNRLVTHRPVAAHTFGAPGDVSVRLVVEAAFPEECPPPAATTAGTPTPGSTARPPPTATSTTPAATVKAETTHGPASTTATARPFPSTVSVATTSGLPVTESLPPAVASATPEANATTMARLRSRRFAGNQCFRYVYGTFTNNITIIEAKLPLNSQQSNRIVDVSAARESSMDVTFLVKCLGRXAPHPLSPPTSACTIVSDPNCTEVSSIMCDDVSPSTQCEVRLRRTFPEPGVYCVNITLEDPGSLALASTTVTIKSQDTASKSPNTAVVALFSSAVLVVVFAFVGYLVYRRYRVYRPIRGTLVEDAVGQARTRGPMVRLKQALFPASEESCHLLTETRPL, from the exons ATGGAAGCCGAGCAATTCATTTTCCTCCTGGCTTTGACCTGCTCTGTTTATCAAGCCGATGGACAAACAA CGTACGGTGACATGTTCTCCCACAAGCACGAGGTATCAGACCACTTTCATATTCCCTCAATCCCTGGCTGGGACCCTGACACCAACCACTGGGACGATTACCTCTACCCCCCAACAAACCCGAACCCAAAGCCGAAGGACCACGTGTATGGAATAG GCAAACCCAAGGTCCAGCTGACCAGCGACAGCCCCGCTCTGAacggctcctccatcaccttcaCGGCCAAGCTTGGCTACCCACAGTGTCAGAAGGTGGATCCGAACGGATACGTCGTCTGGGATCAGCACTGCATGGACG GACACGGGCAGGTCAACTCTGGCTACGTGTACAACTGGACCGCGTGGCTCGACGACTACGGCTTCGGAAAGTGTACAGACACGACCAAGTGCAACGTGTTCCCCGACGGGAAGCCGTTCCCTCTGAGCAGCGACTGGAGGCGCAAGAGCTACGTCTACGTGTGGCACACAATGG GTCAGTACTACGAGACGTGCGacggctcctcctccagcgtgaCCATCAACACCACCAACATGCCGCTGGGAGCCGAGATCATGGAGGTCATGGTTTACAGGAAGCACGAGCACCGGCAGTACACGCCCCTCACCACCGACGCcaccgtcttctacgtcacag ATAAGATCCCAGTGGCGGTGACCATCTTCCAGAAGGCCGCGCCCAAGCAGCCAGAGAACGTGTTCTACCGCGGCGAGGCCGTGCTGTTCAGCGTCCAGCTCCACGACCCCAGCGGCTACCTGAGCGCCGCCGCGTCCGTCGACTACCTGTGGGACTTCAGCGACGGCAACCGGCTGGTGACGCACCGGCCCGTGGCCGCGCACACCTTCGGCGCGCCGGGCGACGTGAGCGtgaggctggtggtggaggcGGCGTTCCCAGAGGAGTGCCCCCCGCCCGCTGCCACGACCGCCGGGACCCCCACGCCGGGCAGCACCGCGCGGCCGCCTCCCACGG CGACATCTACCACCCCTGCTGCCACTGTGAAGGCGGAGACCACCCACG GACCCGCTAGCACCACCGCCACCGCCAGGCCCTTCCCCTCCACCGTTTCCGTGGCTACCACCTCAGGGCTGCCCGTCACAGAGTCGCTCCCGCCTGCTGTTGCCAGTGCGACTCCAGAGGCCAACGCCACCACCATGGCCCGACTCCGCAGCAGGCGATTCGCCGGCAACCAGTGCTTCCGCTACGTCTACGGCACCTTCACAAACAACATCACCATCATCG AAGCGAAGCTCCCATTGAACAGCCAGCAAAGCAACCGCATCGTGGACGTGTCCGCCGCCAGAGAGAGCAGCATGGACGTCACCTTCCTGGTGAAGTGCCTGGGCAGGTAAGCGCCCCATCCACTCT CGCCCCCCACCTCAGCCTGTACCATCGTGTCGGACCCCAACTGCACGGAGGTGAGCAGCATCATGTGCGACGACGTGTCCCCGTCGACGCAGTGCGAGGTGCGCCTCCGGAGGACGTTCCCGGAACCCGGCGTCTACTGCGTCAACATCACCCTGGAGGACCCCGGCAGCCTGGCGCTGGCCAGCACCACCGTCACCATCAAATCCCAGGACACGG CCTCCAAGTCTCCCAACACGGCAGTGGTGGCGCTCTTCTCCAGCGCTGTGCTGGTCGTCGTCTTCGCTTTCGTCGGCTACCTGGTCTACAG GCGCTACAGGGTCTACCGACCCATCCGCGGGACGCTGGTGGAGGACGCCGTCGGCCAGGCTCGGACCAGGGGCCCCATGGTTCGCCTGAAACAGGCCCTGTTCCCCGCCAGTGAGGAGAGCTGTCACCTGCTGACTGAGACTCGACCCCTGTAG